The following coding sequences are from one Augochlora pura isolate Apur16 chromosome 6, APUR_v2.2.1, whole genome shotgun sequence window:
- the Pi31 gene encoding proteasome inhibitor 31 kDa, producing MVDVNFTFGFEVFQSLYDSQISKKEDVLILFLHWYLLKNSFRCIGPGDSKTYNETEKGSELLPPEWSKESYYALRYVKDKKLYILHGIKSDEDLLLNLLRTADQKVSNIQFGINQTVTELRGPLETVMPSYQTVIQVIQVDLLDPIISDTAPNTTINTSTQTSSPSSTETRENPRGVPSRLRQVFPPPDGIPPRAGNIGERDLNPLAQEGGGMIFDIFPPRDGLANRRTGGLGVPGRLPAGAVPPYARFDPFGPPDVNLPRPRPGGLGDPDADHLPPPGYDDMFM from the exons ATGGTTGATGTCAACTTTACGTTCGGCTTCGAAGTTTTTCAATCGTTATACGACAGCCAGATATCGAAAAAAGAGGATgtcttaattttattccttCACTGGTATCTGCTAAAAAATTCGTTCCGGTGTATCGGCCCCGGCGATTCT AAAACATACAATGAAACTGAAAAAGGATCAGAATTGCTTCCACCAGAATGGAGCAAAGAATCTTATTACGCTTTACGTTACGTAAAGGATAAAAAGTTATACATACTGCATGGCATAAAATCTGATGAAGATTTACTTCTAAATTTACTG aGAACCGCAGACCAAAAGGTATCGAATATTCAATTTGGAATTAATCAAACTGTAACAGAACTCCGTGGACCACTGGAAACAGTAATGCCTTCGTACCAAACTGTTATCCAAGTTATTCAAGTCGATCTTCTGGATCCAATAATTTCTGATACTGCTCCTAATACAACAATTAATACTTCTACTCAAACATCATCACCGTCATCGACAGAGACCAGAGAAAATCCTAGAGGGGTTCCATCAAGGCTAAGACAGGTGTTCCCACCACCCGATGG CATTCCACCACGTGCAGGAAATATAGGTGAAAGAGATCTAAATCCCTTGGCACAGGAAGGCGGTGGTATGATCTTCGATATATTCCCTCCACGCGACGGTTTAGCGAACAGACGGACAGGCGGCTTAGGAGTTCCCGGAAGGTTACCAGC AGGCGCGGTTCCACCTTACGCTAGATTCGATCCCTTTGGACCACCGGACGTGAACCTACCAAGACCGCGTCCAGGCGGTCTAGGCGATCCAGATGCGGATCATTTACCGCCTCCAGGATACGATGAcatgtttatgtaa